In one window of Gossypium arboreum isolate Shixiya-1 chromosome 4, ASM2569848v2, whole genome shotgun sequence DNA:
- the LOC108466187 gene encoding dehydration-responsive element-binding protein 1B-like yields MKHISVLSSKDHENPCSAPEPGSSSGNVEVQSQKRKAGRKKFQETRHPIYKGVRRRNEKWVSEVREPNKKSRIWLGTFSSPVMAAKAYDAAALTLKGVSASLNFPDSAYALPRAKSSSIRDIQSAAMQAASEGFGGHAKASSPLPLLSSYPPPLPCSESSKILFVDEEEVFNMPGILDSMAEGLILTPPAMQKGYYYWEDDLDDFVELNLWGD; encoded by the coding sequence ATGAAACACATATCGGTTTTAAGTTCAAAAGACCACGAAAATCCATGTTCGGCTCCTGAACCTGGAAGTTCAAGTGGGAATGTTGAAGTGCAATCCCAAAAGCGAAAAGCTGGAAGGAAGAAGTTTCAAGAGACTCGACACCCTATTTACAAAGGTGTAAGGAGGAGGAATGAGAAGTGGGTGAGCGAGGTTCGAGAGCCAAACAAGAAGTCTCGAATCTGGTTGGGGACATTCTCCAGTCCAGTTATGGCTGCTAAGGCTTATGATGCAGCGGCCTTGACTCTCAAGGGGGTTTCTGCTTCATTAAACTTCCCCGACTCTGCCTATGCATTACCACGTGCTAAGTCATCCTCCATAAGGGATATTCAGTCTGCCGCTATGCAGGCTGCATCGGAGGGTTTTGGTGGTCATGCCAAAGCATCGTCTCCTTTGCCTTTGTTGTCATCGTATCCCCCGCCATTGCCGTGCTCGGAGAGTTCCAAGATTTTGTTTGTAGATGAAGAAGAGGTGTTTAACATGCCAGGGATACTTGATAGTATGGCAGAAGGATTGATCTTAACTCCACCAGCTATGCAAAAAGGGTACTACTATTGGGAGgatgatttagatgattttgtggAACTCAATCTCTGGGGTGACTAA